The nucleotide sequence GTTCATTGATTTTTCTTCGGAAGGGGTCTCTAAAATCGTTCGCCAAAATTCCATAAGTTGATAGGTTGTTTTACCATAAAGTATTACGTCTCCTTGGTTTAAAAGTTCCGTATAATGATAGTGAATTTCGACATCGGGCATCCCAACAGTATGGTCGCAAACGCCATCAAGTGTCATATTGATTGCTGCTATTATTTTTCTCACAATTGTTCTAATTGGGTTACTATTTTTTCACTTCCAAAGATAAGGATTACCATTTTTTATTTCGAGGCGTTAATCCATTCGTTTACAATTGTTGTCATTTCCGTTTTTCCATTTTCGATATCTTGCCTACTTTTAAAAGTTATAATGGCTCTGTCATTTTCTTTCCAAACTAACATTTTACTTTTATTGGCTATCAATTTATCTTTTGGTTGTTCTTGCTTTTTTGCACCTCTATGAAATATTAGTTGCACCTGTTTAGTAGGTGGCTGAATTCTCATCGTAATTCGGTCTTCATTGTCAACGCAATAATTAGGACCATTCCATTTTATGTTTTCTGTCAAAGAAAGGTTTGCAGCCAAAATACAATTGCGTAATTCTTCAATTTCATTTTTGAACGGATGGTTTTGCTCGTCTAAAAATTGGGTTACTGTTGCGCTTTTATTTTCCATTTCTTTTCCTTTATTTATATCAGATAGTTTTATTTTGAGAATGAATCAGAATTTTTATTTACTTTTTTGTCGCAATTTCCATCACTATATTTTTTTCTTTGAATTTCTCCGTACTCTTCCATAGTCATTATATGAGGTTCGAATTTTTGTTGTAATACAACCACCGTTTTCATTCTGTCGATTCTAAAATTCCGAAATTCATTTCTCAATCGACACCATGCGACAACAATCCAATCTTCAGAAAAACTGTGATAAATAGCAAAAGGTTCAATGTCTCTGAGATTGGATTTGGTTTCAAATTCTTTTTGATAGCCAATTTTTAAAACATCAAAATTGGTCAAAGCACCTTGTATGGTCGATAAAAAATTGCTCGTTTTTTCATTTTCCCAATTTTTTCCAATTACGGTTCTTTGGGATAGGAAATCGGCTTTTGTTTTTTCGTCTTTTCGCAAGACAGCTTTTACTTTATTAATGGCTTTGTTGAATTCGTTTATCAGTGATTCGTCTTTGGTTTTTGCCATCATTTTTTCGGCAAAAATGAGTGCATTAGCCTCTGATTCTGTAAACATAACTGGTGGGATTTTATAACCATCCATTAAGGTGTATCCTTTTCCTTCAACGGCAACTATGGGTACATTGGCTTGTTCCAAAGCCGCTAAATCTCTATACACAGTTCGTTTGCTAATTTCAAATTGTTCGGATAATTGCTCTACAGAAACATACAAATTCGATTGTAATTTTAAATGAATCGCTGTCAATCGGGATAGTCTCGAAATATTATCAGTATATGCCATAGAATAATTTTTAGACCTTTAAAAACGGAATTTCATCTGCTAAGACTTCAATATAAAAACCACAATCAGTTACTATTTTTAGAATAGCATCTTGGTTTAATTCTTTATCAATTGTATCGATCCTTAAAATACGATCGCAATCTTCCAAATCAAAATCAATTTTATAGCTAGGAAAACTTTTTTTGAGCTGGTTATAAACTTTTTTTGCCTGATCAATTTTGATAATATTGGTTTTGTAAATTTCTATCATTTGGAACAATCATTAAATTTATAATACAAAGAAATTCAATTATAGTGACAACCCTTTGACAGTTGTTTTTGACTTAAACAATCATTTTCTTAAAATTTTATCCATTGTCTTGCCTTTGGCCAATTCGTCCACCAACTTGTCCAAATACCGCACTTGCTGAATCACTTTATCTTCAATTTCCTCAACACGATACCCACAAATTACTCCAGTAATTTTAGAAACGTTTGGATTCATTTGAGGAGCTTGGGCAAAAAAGTTTTCAAAATCAGTTTTATTGTCAATTTGCTCTTGCAATGTTTGTGCATTGTATCCCGTCAGCCAAAAAATAATTTCATCTACCTCTGCTTTTGTACGCCCTTTTCGTTCTACTTTTTTTATGTAAAGAGGATAGACCGTGGCAAAAGGCATTTTGTAAACACGTTGATTATTTTTATCGTTCATTTTGTTTTTTTATAAATAGTATCGTAACTGCTTAATTTGTTACATTTTATAGTCTTAAAAAGTGAAAATATTTTATATTAACTGTGAATTCATAAAATAGATCATAGCTCCAGAGAGAAATTTAGCAAAATGAGGTTGTGCTTTTCCATCCACCATAGTGAATCTCTCGTCATCTAGATATAATTTTCCTAATCCTTTATATTCCTTTTTTTGAGTGTCAAAAAGACCAGCTGTTCCCCAAAGTTTTCTTATATTAGAATAGTGTCGTGCTACTTCTAATTGAACCTCTTCAGTTTCTGCACTTTTTGAAGATAGTTTAAACAAGTTTTTAAATATTTCTTGTTGTTCCTTTTTCAGTTGTTCCAGTTCCTCTTTTTCCTCTTTGGATAGTTTTTTTAAATAATTCTCACTTGTTTTAACGGCATTACTACCATATTTTTCAATAGCTTCATCACGAAGTTTTTTGCTTTCTTTTTTAGAAAAACCTTCATACAATTCGTTGTCTGTAATCATTTTTTTGTTTTTTAAATTAGACATTGTTTTCTCAATTGTATTCAGCATTACAGCAATTTGTTCTTGCTTTGATGTAAGAGTCCTTTTGTGATTTTCAAGCGCTTGAACCAAATCAAAATCAGGATATTCTAAAGTTTCTATAATTTCTTGAAGGGAAAAATCGAGTTCTTTATAGAAAAGGATTTGCTGCAATTTCAACAATTCATTTTCTCCATACAATCTGTACTTAGCCTCGGTACGGATGGCAGGTTTTAGTAACCCAATAGCATCATAGTGATGCAGTGTGCGAACACTTACACCAGCTTATTTTGACAATTCCTTTACTGAATACTTTTTCATTTTTTATTAATTAACAATGCAAAGTAAAGACATAACGATACGTATGAGTCAAGTGTTTTTTAAATTATTTTTCTTCGACTATTTTACTTAAAACTAACCAATTGTATTTTTTATTGTTTTCTTTTTTAAAATCAAAGCACTTACAAGTGAAACGATTAATCCTAGCGGTAAGACTTCGGCATAGGTTATTAGCACTACAAAAAATGGATTTTTATACATTTCTTTGAAGTTTGCCATTTCTTGGGTTTTAGTAGCCAATTCAGTTGCAGGTGTTTCTTTTAATACATGTGGTATGTAATGGTCTAAAAAATCTGGAACAAATAAATAATAGTAAAATAACCAAACAGCAACGTATATTGTTGAGGCAATTACAGCAATTAAAGCTCCTGTTTTTAATGCTTCTTTGAACGAAATAAATCCATTCAACTGCTTGTTTCGATAGTTTTTCACCCCAAAAAAGATTAAAGAAAGTATAACAACCATTGAGGCATAACCTATAACATCATTACTTTTAAAATCAAAATCGGAATAACATAAATTCACTGTGTAAATCATATTAATACATAAGACAGCGCCTAGTATTAACCCAAAAATAAGAACGCTTTTTTTCATAGCTTTTGTTTTTTAAATTAAATTCAAAACTAAAAATTATATGAAATACCCTATTCATACTTTAGTACCAAATTGAAAATTTCTATACAAAAAAATCAATTATTTTATTATTTGTAAGCGTTTTGCTTTTTCTATTACTTGCGTTCTACTTTTGACATCCATTTTCAAAAATAGATTTGAAATATGTGTTTTTACAGTGCTTAGTGTAAGAAATAAATTTTGAGCAATGGTTGCGTTACTGTATCCTTTTGCTAAAAGAAGCATTATTTCATATTCACGATTGCTTAAATTTAATTTTTTTAATTCCGCTTCGTTAATCGTAAATTCGTTTTTAAATACAACTATTTCTTTTTCAATAACAATAGTTTCGACTTTGGGTTTTGTCAATTGGGTCGCTATCCAAACTCCCAGAATGGTAAAAAATAAAGCCACTAAACCCACATAAATATCTACAGAATTATCAATAATTAGAAATTTCCATTGCAACCATTTTAGAATAAAAACTAAAATAGCGAGCAGAAAACCATATAGTATAATGGGTTTATTTCTTTTAAAAATTGTCTTTAATATTGTCATTTTGAAGGTTAAAGAATTAAATTACTCCTTTTTAAACGGGAGTCCAGTATTGGTTTCTGACAACTGCTTTAAACTTTGCACAAAAGAATTCCAACCCTGTTCACATATTTCATAACATTCCGATTGTGGGGTTAGCCCAACGTGAGTTAAAGAAATAGTTGTTTCTAGATTTTTATTTTCCAATTCCCAGATAATTTTAGTGTCTTTCCATTCGGTATTATGCGGTAATTCTGGAATAGCAATCAAGGTGTCTGTACAAAGCCAAACTATTTTTTGATTTGGAATAAGTTCCAAAATTTTCATTGTTTTAAATGTTGACCCAAAACGCACTGTAAATTCATCATTAATTTTATTTGATGATCCGGAAAAATCCTCAGTCCACCAATCGGGAATACGGTTTATTAATGCATCGAAAACGACATCAGCGCTAGCATTTACTGTAAAATTATTTTTAAAATTGGGTTCTAAAAAATCTTTCAAATTAGTATTGACAATTGCATTCCAACCTGCTTCAAAATTACCAATTGCAAAATCAGGGTTATTTTGTGGGAATGTTTCAATGCCAGAATGGGTAAGCTTTAGTTTAGTTTGGTTTTCGTTTACAGGAATTAATTCAAAAATAACCAATGAATTTCCTTCAAAACCTTCGTATCTCCAAGTGTAAGCTAGTTTTTGTTCTTGAATAACTTCCACAATTTTACAAAGATGAACATATTGTTTCTCTGGACTTGGACCACCAGTAAATTGAAATTTAAAACCAATTTCTACTTTGAATTCTTCCAAATCAAAATACCATTGTTTCATTAATTCTTTTTCGGTCAATGCTTTCCAAACGAGTGGGAGAGGAGCATTAAAAACGCGTTCGATTATTATGTTTTTGTTTTCCATTTTTAAATATCTTTAAATTTCTAGTTTACTTTTTAAATTCTAATTTATTGTCGGTTAGGATTTTTTGAAGTTTTGGCAAAGAACTTTTTCCCATTCCGTGAAAACTTAAAATTTCTTTTTCGCTAAATTTTGAAAGTTGTTCTACAGTGATTATTCCGTTATTTTCCAAAGCCCGTCGAGCAGGAGCTCCAAGCAATGATAAAAAGTTATCTTTTGGTTTTCTATTTTCTTCACAAACAGGACAAGTTGGACAATCGGAACTTTTATAAAATTGGTGTCCTTCTGAACAAGTCTTTAAAATTTTTAATGGCTTCATAGTGTTCTCATTAAAATTATAGATGCTATTATCTAATTTTTCCTTCTATTAATAATTCATCCAATTGCTCAAAAATAGCAACAACACCGCTTTCAAATCCACTTTGTACCATTTCATCTCGATCTTCAATGGATCGAAATACATCTTGAATAATAAGTTTTGTTTTGTTGTTGCTTAACTCTTCAAAAGTGAAAATTTCCAAACACACTTGTCCGCCTTTTGGTAAATCTTCCATTTCAGCCGTTTGAATCATTCTTTCTGGCGCCACAATTTCGTGTATCACCCCTTTGAAAGTGCAATAAATTTTATCTGCTCCATCAGAATGTGTCCAACTGTAAGATCCTCCATTTTGGAAATCTGCATAATTAAACTTCATTTTTATTCCAAAAGGGGCATAAAATTGCAATAGTATTTCAGGTGTGGTAAATGCCTTAAATACTAATTCTCTTGGTGCATTAAATTCTCTTGTTATAAAAAGCTCTTGTCTATTTGGTTCTGCTGTAACAACGGTTGGATTTGCCATAATAGTGGGTTTTAGATCATTTTTAGTTTAACTATTTTTTCAATTAAGTCAAAAGGAATGGGATTTTTGAACGGAAAATGAATACTATCTTTTGTGCCTTTCGCTCTGTATTTCGAAAGTTCATTTTCTATTTCATCCAATCCATACATAGGATACATCCCAATATGATTTTTATATGCCGCTACATAAATATGGGTCTTGTTTAATTTAAAAGCCGGCATATTGTAACGTATCGATTCCTCAACTTGTGGAGCTGTTTTTTTTATCGTTTTTATTATTTTGTACAACAACTCTTGATGAAATTCGGGTTGAATTGCAATGTATTCCTCAATTGATTTTGGTTTAGGTGTATTCATTTTTTTTTTAGTTTAAAACCAAAAGTTTTAGCTTTTCATTTCGCAACCAAATACTTCCCCAAACAATGATTCCAAAAATCACAGGAAAAACAATATTGAACATTGGATCTTTGTGGATAACGTGAGTTGCAACTGCACCACCAAGCCAGCCTGTTATGAGGATAGCACCAATAATTACTGTTCTGGGGATAGCATATAAAAGGATAGCTATAAGTTGCACAATACCTAAATAGAGCATAGCTTCTTTAGGGTACCCCATTTCAACTGCGCCTTTTATAGCTTCTTCATTTTGTGAAAGATTCATAAAAGCACCCATTAAGAACATTAGGACTATAATACCTTGTAGAATGTAGGATGTCCATACAATTGCTTTCGATATTTTTTTGATTGTTTCCATAGTTATTGATTTTAGTTAGTTAAATTTTTCGAGTGCTTTTAAAGTTTTAAATTTGAGTCAGAATAGAAAAACTATTCATTTTTATCATTTCCTTTGGCTAGAAAATTATTTATCAATGGAATAATAACAAAGTCAGTTTCTTTATAATTTGGTTTTAATGTGGTAATTTCTCCCATATACGTACCGTGACCCCCAGGAACAATTGCTAATTCAGAATTTGGAATAAGCCTTTGCATTTCAATGGCGTGTTCAGGAGTAACAACATCCTTGTCTCCAATAACGATTAAAGTAGGTACTTTGATGGATTTTATTTGCTCCTCTGAAATGTTCGTAAAAGTTTGCATTCTTTGTACATCTCTTTCATACATTTGACGGAGTGCTATGGTATCTGGGTTTATTTCTAGAAATGCATCTTTGTACATTTGGGGCATACCTTCAAACGAGGGGTTATTCATCATATCCCAAAACCAATCTGGAGCACCAGATTTTTTATAAAATGTAGATGCTACAATGATTTTATCGGTCATTTCTGGATGTCGAATGGCAAACTGAAGCGTTGTGCTTGCTCCATTGCTAAAACCAAAAATGGTTGCTTTTTTAATGTTGAGTTGCTGAAGTAATGAGGCAATATCATCGGCATCTTGCTCAAATGTGAGTGGTGTATCTCGGTCTGCCGTATGCCCGTGAGCTTGCATCTCGACAGCAATTACTTTATTCGTTTTTGCCAGTGTAGCTAAAATTCTTCCAAAAGTCGTTTGAATTGTAGAACCACCACCGTGAATTAATACTAATGGATTGCCTTGTCCGTGAACTTCATAATACATTTTTAGTCCATTTACTTCCATATAACTTAAGGAATTATTTTCAGTTGCTTTCATTTGATTTCTTTCAATTTTATTTTTTGTGGCACTACACGAGAGTAGAATAAGTAGTAATAATACTGAATAAATGACTGTCTTTTTCATTCTAATTTTTTTGATGGAGAAGCAATTGCATTTTATCTAACATTTGTAACCAACTAGGATAGGCACCCGTTTTTATTGCTAATTCTTGAGAAACTGTTTGATGCAATTCCATTCTTGTTTTAGTATTTTCTTTTTTGAAAGTAATGGTAACCAATGTTTGCCCTGGCCAATCAGGATCCATTCCGATTTTGGTAGGGTCTGTCGGATTACCATTTTCATCTGCGTTAATCATTGTAAATACAATTTTCGAATTTGGTACAACTTCTTTGTATTCACCAATACACCAACAATTGCCATATTCAGGATTCGAAATGCACGAATGGAACTTTCCAAACCAAATCAAGATTTCCTAAAAACTCACGTTCAATAGCAACAGTATGATTTTCTTTATTGATTTTAAAATCGAATACTAAGTTATTTTTCATTTTACAAGGATTTTAGGTTCGTTAAATATTCGGCTAATTTTTCTACGTTTTGTTTTAAACCTTCATCTGCTTTGTGGGCTTTTACTACCGCTTCAAACATTTCTTCTGTTTCAAATAACATCGTCCAATCCATTAGAGTTTCTTCTCCTTGAGATTCAAATAAAACAGTAGTAATGAAATTTGGATTAAAATGTTCAAACACAATTTTTTTGTATGGGATGATTTCTTTGTAAATACTCCTATTCGGATAATTTGTTCCATCAGGACCGTGCATAGTGAGTTTCCATTCACCCCCTACCTCAACATTCATATTGTGAATGGTAGTAGAAAATCCGTTGGGTCCCCACCAGTTTGCAATAAGTTCTGGTTCTGTCCAAGCTTTCCAAACAAGTTCTATTGGAGCTTTAAAAATTCTATTAATGTTTAATTGTCTGTTTTCTGTATTCATTATAACGGTTGTTTATTGATTACTATTCGTCTTTTGATTGTGATTGCATTTTAAGAAGCAATTGGTCTAATTGGTCAAAACGGTCTTCCCATAATTTCTTAAATGGGGTTAACCAGTCGGCAACTTCTTTCATTTTTTCGGGGTTAAAGTGATAGTAAATTTCTCTGCCCGATTGCACTTGATTCAAAAGTTCACATTCGGTCAAAATTTGAATATGTTTTGAAATAGCCTGCCTACTCGAATCAAAATTGGCTGCAATGGCATTGGGAGTCATGGCTTGTACTGCAATCAATCCTAAAATTGCTCTTCTCGTGGGGTCGGCTATTGCCTGAAATACATCTCTTCTCATTATCTTTTTATTAAAAACGCAACTAATTAGTTGCAAATATATATGCAATTAATCAGTTGCGCAAGTGATTTAAAACTTTTTCTTAAAAATAACACCCAATCAAGAATAGTTTAGGCTCATTATTTTCAAAAAAATAAACAAAAACTGTTAAATTTATTTTAGTGAATATTGTAGCCCTCCAATAATAGCCATTCCGTTTGATTGCACTATTTCTGTTTGTTCTTTTTTGACCACCCCACCCACATATATTTTGGCGGTCAAGGTTTTGCCAGGAGTCGCACCAAATACTGAGGCATTAATTGTGGGAGCAAAAAAACCATTTGGTGCTACTATTTCTTTTGTCCATGGCAAAGCAGAAGGAACTGCATTTGACCCTGAACTAGACCCTGTGATATAGGTTACATCAAAGGTGCCAGTAGCAGTTCCAGACACTTCATACTTTACATTTCGGCTGTCAGTTGGCGTACTTGCATTATCATTGCTATTTGCATCATCTTTGCTGCAAGATAGTAGTAGTGCAAAAGTCATAAACGAAATTCCTGTTTTTAATAGATTCATTGTTTTCATACTTGTTTTTGATTTATAATTATAATTATTGAGTACTAAATTTTTCTATACTTCGTATTTATTTTAAGATAATTCACTAAGGTTTACTTTCATCATCAAGCTTTTTTTTATTGAATGGTATAATTCTTTACATCGGCTTCGCTCAATCTAAAATAGCCAAAAGGGTAATTTTCTGAATTTGTTTGATTGATAATATTCCCTTTTACTGTTACAGGTGGCGATTGAAAAGGGCCAGAACCCAAAGAACCTGATGCGTTTAATAGAATATTCATATAATCAAAATAATCTTTTGAGACACCATAATGCGTTATCGCTACTTGCTCGCCGGCTTTTGTGTTTTCTTCGAGAATTAAACTAAAAAAAGTGTTTCCTTCAAAAAAAAGGTCGTCATCTAAAGCATATTGTGGTTTAGCGTTTTTTGAGAATTTGAATTTGTAGAGGTAATAATTTTCGGTATTGGCGGGGTCATTAAAAAATGTTTTTAATTTCAAAAAATTAGTTCCAAATCCGGACTGAATTTCTTGAGTTACTGTGGTTATTGCAGCTACAGATTTTAAAGTTTCGGTGGCGGTATAAGTTTGACCTTCACTAATGATGGTCAAAAAATATCGCTCATCAATCACAGGAACAAAATTGGCGCACTCATAAACCCCTGTATTTGATTTTTCTATAAAATTAAAAACAACATTCGAACTGTTTTTTACAAAAACCGTTGCACCAGAAACTGCAGGAATACTATTGGTATAATAATCTGTTGTTTTGGATAATTTGATGGTTTGATTATTTCCAGCAGTTCCTTTTTGCCAAGTGATAGAAGCGTCAATAACCAATTTTGGTTCGGCCGTTTTGAGCGCAACCTCAACCACCTCTGTACAGCTACTAAACAGTAAAACTGTTACTAGTAGGGTTATAAATTTTATTGTATTTTTCATAATATATATTTTTTTAAAATTTAAAATTGTAGCTAATGGCCGGAACCATCCCAAAAATTGAAGTTCTGATGGCTTCATTATTCCCAGTATCCAGATTTTGTTTAAAATTGATGGAAGCAGTATTCTGGCGATTGTACAAATTGTAAATACTAAAAACCCATTCTGTTTTCCAATTTCGATTATTGTTTTTATGAGGCGTAAGGGTTGCCGAAATATCCAAATGATGATAGGCAGGCAATCTATTTTCGTTTCTTAATCCATAACTTGGCACTAGAATATCTTGGTAGGTGTATTGACCATTTGGGTAGGTTACGGGTTGCCCGGATTGGAGAATAAAATTGGCTCCAAAACTCCATTTTTTATTTAAGTTGTAAGAACTTGTAACAGCAATATTGTGTAATTTGTCGTAGGCCGAATGGTACCATTGGCCGTTGTTTATGCCAATTTCTGAACTATTTCTGCCCGGTGTTTGTTGTTCCGATTTTGATAAAGTATAAGAAATCCAACCGGTCAATTTTCCCTCATTTTTTCGGATTAAAAACTCTAAACCATACGAACGCATTTGTCCGTTTAGAATAACTTGCTCAATGGCCTCATTGGCAACCAAATCTGCTCCATCAATATAATCCATTCTGTTTTGGTTTTTTTTATAAAAAGTTTCAATTTCAAGAGAATATTTGTTTGTATTAAAGTTTTTAAAATACCCCAAGCCAACTTGGTCTGCAATTTGTGGTTTTATATAATTATCACTGGGCATCCAAACATCTAGCGGTGTAGGCGAAGAAGTATTTGAAACTAATTGTAGGTATTGCACCATTCTATTATAACTCGCTTTTATTGATTGATTTTCGGTCAATTGATAAGCGATAGACATTCTTGGTTCTAGGTTATTATAGCTTTGAATGGTTTTGTTTTGGTCATAAAACTGGGTTGCAATAGGGGTCGCTTTTTGATAGGTTTGCGTATTTTGATTATAAGCTACGGGTTGGTCATTGGCATATCTATTTATTGTTGATTGCCCTAATCTATAAAACAAACTATAACGCAAGCCATAAGAAAGGGCTATTTTGTTAGAAAGTTGCTGTTCGGCATCAAGATAAATAGCGGGTTCAAAAGCATATTTTTTGTCAAATTGATTAAAATTTATCCCCGAATTTGCAGTTGTTGGTGCTACTGTACCTGGATTAAAATCATAATAAATACCATTGACACCAAAATTTAATTTGAATGAATCAGAAACATAATTCTTAAAATCATATTTGATATTGTAATTTTTAATTCCAGATTTCCATTCAAAATCAGCCAAGTCAATGCCTATTTTATAATAATAATCGCTAAAAATTAAGGATAAGTTTGAAAATAATTTATTATGAAACAAATGATTCCAGCGCAAGTTAAAGGTTGAATTGCCATAAGTATTGGAAAAACTTTTGCTTATACTAAGCAAATCTCGACCAAAATAACCCGACAAATAGACATTGTTATTTGCATTTAATTTATAAGAAAATTTCGCGTTCAAATCATAAAAATAAGCAGCATTATTTTTTTGTTCTTCAGAAAGTTTTAAAAACAAATGCGCATAAGAGGCACGACCACCAATAAGAAAAGAGCCTTTGTTTTTTACAATTGGCCCCTCGGCCAATAATCTACTGGAGATTAACCCAATACCTCCGTTGAGATGAAAACCCGTACTGCTGCCATCTTTTTGATAAATATCCAAAACCGAAGATGCCCTGCCGCCATATCTTGCGGGGATGCCGCCTTTGTATAATTTTAAATCCTTTATAGCATCTGGATTAAAAACAGAAAAGAAACCAAAAACATGAGAGGAGTTAAAAATTGTAGCTTCGTCCAAGAGTATTAAATTTTGGTCTGCACCACCGCCACGAACATTAAAACCAGAAGCTCCCTCGCCAGCATTTGTAACTCCGGGTAGCAACAAGATGGATTTGAGTACATCAACTTCGCCCAAAACAACGGGCATTTTTTTTATAGCAGCTATTGAGAGCTTGTTGACACTCATTTCGGGTTTAGAAATGTTTGTTTTTCTACTCTCAGAGATTACAACCTCGTTTAGCACTTCTTCAATTGCAAAAAGGCTGAAATTAGTTTTAATATTTTTGTCCAGATTGACTTTGGTTGCTAGGGTTTGAAACCCCAGATTGCTTATTTGAACCGTATAACTGCCCTCTGGAATTGTTATGGAATAAAAACCATACTCATTGGTTGTAGTGCCTGTTTTGAGTTCAGGAAAATAAAGAGTTACGCCAATTAAGTTTTCGTTGTTCTTACCGTCAGAAACAACGCCGCTCAAAGTAAATTTTGGTTTTAGCAATTCTTTGGCATTGGTTTCTTGCGAAAATACAGTACCAAAAAAAAGTAGCAAGAATGCTGTTAAGAGATAAATTAGTTTTGTGTCCATAATGATTTTGTCTAAATTGATACATTTATTTAGACAAAATTCTATGATTAAAACCAATGCTACAATATTGTTATGCAAAGCACATAAAGATGCCTGCAAACGGGTATAAAAAGTCTGCAAGCATTAAATGGAGACTTATATTTTATTCTTAATTAATTCAAAAAAAAGGTCTTTGTAGGTTTCTGAAATCGGAATGATTGTATTGGCAACTTTTATTCGCTTGCGTTCTACAGATTCTATTTTATTAATAGCCACCATATAGGATTTGTGTACTCGGCAAACTAATGTCGAGGGGATTATTTGCTCCAATTCGCCAAAATTTTGCAAAGTCATGATTCGTTTATTGATGGTGTGAATTTTACGATAATCCCTCATGCCTTCTATAAACAAAATGTCGTTTAAATTTATTTTTTCGAGCCTATTTTCTGTTTTCACAAAAATATAATCGTGTTGAGCAATTATTGGTTGGGTTTTACTTTCCTGTACTCGGTTTACGGCTTTCAAAAACCGCTCAAAAGTAAAGGGTTTTAATAAGTAATCAGCAACATTTAGTTCATATCCTTTTAAAGCATATTCTTGGTAGGCTGTGGTTATAATGACTTCACTTTCTATTTTTGAACTTTCGAGTAACTCAATACCAGATAATTCGTCCATATTAATGTCTAAAAAAAGCAAATCAACTGTATTTGATTTTAAAAAAGAAAGTCCATCAAGGGCATTGTCAAAAGTGCCACACAGCTTTAAAAAAGGAATTTTAAGCACAAAACCTTTGGTTCTCTCAAGAGCCAAAGGTTCGTCTTCTATAATAATGCAAGATAGTTTATCCATTATTGATGATTAATTTTACGGTATAAAAATCGACTTGATTGTTTAATTCTAAAGTATGTTGTTTTGGATAAATCAAATCTAAGCGTTTTTGAATCAATACATTACCCAAACC is from Flavobacterium sp. NG2 and encodes:
- a CDS encoding DUF1801 domain-containing protein, with amino-acid sequence MENKSATVTQFLDEQNHPFKNEIEELRNCILAANLSLTENIKWNGPNYCVDNEDRITMRIQPPTKQVQLIFHRGAKKQEQPKDKLIANKSKMLVWKENDRAIITFKSRQDIENGKTEMTTIVNEWINASK
- a CDS encoding YafY family protein, encoding MAYTDNISRLSRLTAIHLKLQSNLYVSVEQLSEQFEISKRTVYRDLAALEQANVPIVAVEGKGYTLMDGYKIPPVMFTESEANALIFAEKMMAKTKDESLINEFNKAINKVKAVLRKDEKTKADFLSQRTVIGKNWENEKTSNFLSTIQGALTNFDVLKIGYQKEFETKSNLRDIEPFAIYHSFSEDWIVVAWCRLRNEFRNFRIDRMKTVVVLQQKFEPHIMTMEEYGEIQRKKYSDGNCDKKVNKNSDSFSK
- a CDS encoding DUF2200 domain-containing protein → MNDKNNQRVYKMPFATVYPLYIKKVERKGRTKAEVDEIIFWLTGYNAQTLQEQIDNKTDFENFFAQAPQMNPNVSKITGVICGYRVEEIEDKVIQQVRYLDKLVDELAKGKTMDKILRK
- a CDS encoding MerR family transcriptional regulator, translated to MHHYDAIGLLKPAIRTEAKYRLYGENELLKLQQILFYKELDFSLQEIIETLEYPDFDLVQALENHKRTLTSKQEQIAVMLNTIEKTMSNLKNKKMITDNELYEGFSKKESKKLRDEAIEKYGSNAVKTSENYLKKLSKEEKEELEQLKKEQQEIFKNLFKLSSKSAETEEVQLEVARHYSNIRKLWGTAGLFDTQKKEYKGLGKLYLDDERFTMVDGKAQPHFAKFLSGAMIYFMNSQLI
- a CDS encoding DUF4199 domain-containing protein produces the protein MKKSVLIFGLILGAVLCINMIYTVNLCYSDFDFKSNDVIGYASMVVILSLIFFGVKNYRNKQLNGFISFKEALKTGALIAVIASTIYVAVWLFYYYLFVPDFLDHYIPHVLKETPATELATKTQEMANFKEMYKNPFFVVLITYAEVLPLGLIVSLVSALILKKKTIKNTIG
- a CDS encoding response regulator transcription factor, yielding MTILKTIFKRNKPIILYGFLLAILVFILKWLQWKFLIIDNSVDIYVGLVALFFTILGVWIATQLTKPKVETIVIEKEIVVFKNEFTINEAELKKLNLSNREYEIMLLLAKGYSNATIAQNLFLTLSTVKTHISNLFLKMDVKSRTQVIEKAKRLQIIK
- a CDS encoding SRPBCC domain-containing protein, which produces MENKNIIIERVFNAPLPLVWKALTEKELMKQWYFDLEEFKVEIGFKFQFTGGPSPEKQYVHLCKIVEVIQEQKLAYTWRYEGFEGNSLVIFELIPVNENQTKLKLTHSGIETFPQNNPDFAIGNFEAGWNAIVNTNLKDFLEPNFKNNFTVNASADVVFDALINRIPDWWTEDFSGSSNKINDEFTVRFGSTFKTMKILELIPNQKIVWLCTDTLIAIPELPHNTEWKDTKIIWELENKNLETTISLTHVGLTPQSECYEICEQGWNSFVQSLKQLSETNTGLPFKKE
- a CDS encoding RNA polymerase alpha subunit C-terminal domain-containing protein, whose protein sequence is MKPLKILKTCSEGHQFYKSSDCPTCPVCEENRKPKDNFLSLLGAPARRALENNGIITVEQLSKFSEKEILSFHGMGKSSLPKLQKILTDNKLEFKK
- a CDS encoding SRPBCC domain-containing protein, with protein sequence MANPTVVTAEPNRQELFITREFNAPRELVFKAFTTPEILLQFYAPFGIKMKFNYADFQNGGSYSWTHSDGADKIYCTFKGVIHEIVAPERMIQTAEMEDLPKGGQVCLEIFTFEELSNNKTKLIIQDVFRSIEDRDEMVQSGFESGVVAIFEQLDELLIEGKIR
- a CDS encoding DUF1801 domain-containing protein, coding for MNTPKPKSIEEYIAIQPEFHQELLYKIIKTIKKTAPQVEESIRYNMPAFKLNKTHIYVAAYKNHIGMYPMYGLDEIENELSKYRAKGTKDSIHFPFKNPIPFDLIEKIVKLKMI